The Pecten maximus chromosome 14, xPecMax1.1, whole genome shotgun sequence genome includes a region encoding these proteins:
- the LOC117342281 gene encoding uncharacterized protein LOC117342281 has translation MFFNKSRSAPGGNMMQNYMEKQMTSLHNSSSSSVTSYKDKVMAFLSGVIFITLLPYIHIGIIHLKIWVPGKPKVDKNKCTCSCFDTVFRGQYEDPGATTYKHVYFNATWQTMRIWLFTVIFILLAYESVKYLIPLIRRGNLRRSMFVLYVVNLYPHYYSWWSYFSYYNEDFYDYYRHHMLFTITEVIATCLVLNLCDSRNEIISWKILAIVSINLMHISVEGSDQFIQHVIYRRGSHFQNARNIGLMIPDLLHVFIPLYLLYKYAKSKEMKLSEICYKEELLMCVVFISFGTLIGRLM, from the exons ATGTTTTTCAACAAATCTCGGTCAGCCCCTGGCGGTAACATGATGCAAAACTACATGGAAAAACAGATGACCTCGCTCCACAACTCCAGTTCCTCGTCTGTCACCAGCTACAAGGACAAAGTCATGGCCTTCCTTAGTGGTGTCATCTTTATCACTCTCCTTCCTTATATCCACATAG GTATAATCCATCTGAAAATTTGGGTGCCTGGAAAACCCAAGGTGGACAAGAACAAGTGTACATGTTCCTGTTTTGATACTGTATTCAGAG GGCAATATGAAGACCCTGGGGCAACAACATACAAACATGTCTACTTCAATGCCACCTGGCAAACGATGCGTATCTGGCTGTTCACCGTGATCTTCATACTCCTGGCATACGAGAGTGTAAAATACCTTATTCCATTGATTCGTCGAGGTAATCTGCGACGTTCCATGTTTGTACTGTATGTTGTGAACCTGTATCCCCACTATTACTCCTGGTGGTCATACTTCAGTTACTACAATGAGGATTTCTACGACTACTACAGACATCACATGTTGTTCACCATCACCGAAGTCATCGCTACATGTCTTGTGTTAAATCTGTGTGATAGTCGTAATGAAATCATCTCCTGGAAGATACTTGCAATTGTTAGTATCAACCTGATGCACATATCAGTGGAAGGCTCTGACCAGTTTATACAACATGTTATTTACCGCAGAGGTTCTCATTTCCAGAACGCCAGAAATATTGGACTCATGATTCCTGACCtgttacatgtttttattcCGTTATATCTACTCTATAAGTACGCCAAATCAAAAGAAATGAAGCTTTCTGAGATCTGTTATAAAGAGGAATTGTTAATGTGTGTTGTATTCATTTCATTTGGTACACTTATAGGACGActgatgtaa